Proteins from a single region of Catenulispora acidiphila DSM 44928:
- a CDS encoding WXG100 family type VII secretion target — MSGPAEAGTASGDGFGVGFAWAVEEPPRLDTMLTPVHRAAPSGLEGVLTSGVEWALREAGLLAVLERVSGDAEALHGAAVLWLEQAVAVRGISMRLRQDGAPVAGSWRGEAARTFGATMDTYLTALDRLALGMAATAHLLNRAGVAAGAAQDAVTGIVTDAAAWVAAELAATAVADVLTLGLASVGGALAGSATLAAFLARAERISAELAVLVEQLATELAELKAARDAIGAARGLSALRALRQAQHTVTELRNAGSVFRTAERATDAALGQAVGLPLDADGPRSLGAQIRRTIGDQAEEIESGR; from the coding sequence ATGAGCGGCCCGGCGGAGGCGGGCACGGCGTCCGGGGACGGGTTCGGAGTCGGCTTCGCGTGGGCGGTCGAGGAGCCGCCGAGGCTCGACACGATGCTCACGCCGGTGCATCGCGCGGCGCCGAGCGGGCTGGAGGGCGTGCTGACGTCAGGGGTCGAATGGGCGCTGCGCGAGGCGGGACTGCTCGCCGTGCTGGAGCGGGTCAGCGGCGACGCCGAGGCGCTGCACGGCGCGGCGGTGCTGTGGCTGGAGCAGGCGGTCGCGGTGCGCGGTATATCCATGCGGCTGCGGCAGGACGGCGCGCCGGTCGCGGGGAGCTGGCGCGGAGAGGCGGCGCGGACGTTCGGCGCCACGATGGACACGTATCTGACGGCGCTGGACCGGCTGGCGCTCGGGATGGCGGCGACCGCGCACCTGCTCAACCGGGCCGGCGTCGCGGCCGGCGCGGCGCAGGACGCGGTGACCGGCATCGTGACCGACGCCGCGGCGTGGGTGGCGGCCGAACTGGCGGCGACCGCGGTGGCCGACGTGCTCACCCTCGGACTGGCCTCGGTCGGCGGCGCACTGGCCGGATCGGCGACGCTGGCGGCGTTCCTGGCCCGCGCCGAGCGGATCTCGGCGGAGCTCGCGGTGCTGGTGGAGCAGCTGGCGACCGAGCTCGCCGAGCTGAAAGCGGCCCGCGACGCGATCGGCGCGGCGCGCGGACTCAGTGCCCTGCGGGCCCTGCGGCAGGCACAACACACGGTGACCGAACTGCGGAACGCGGGCAGCGTCTTCCGCACCGCCGAGCGCGCGACCGACGCGGCGCTCGGCCAGGCGGTCGGGCTCCCGCTCGACGCCGACGGGCCGAGGAGCCTCGGCGCGCAGATCAGACGCACGATCGGCGACCAGGCGGAGGAGATCGAGTCCGGCCGCTGA
- a CDS encoding electron transfer flavoprotein subunit beta/FixA family protein, with the protein MKVVVCVKQVPDTEAEKRLLPDTLTVDRESSNPVLNEMDEFAIEEALKLVEAHGGEVVVLTMGPDGADAAVRKALSMGADSGILLSDPALAGSDAAATSYAIAQALGTTEFDLVILGSEASDARTSLVPAMLAERLGLPQLTFASKVEIDGTDITVNRLTDYGHDVVKATLPAVVSVVEKINEPRYPSFKGIMAAKKKPIAQLDAAAAGIDAAQVGAAGAWTAVADAAERPPRSAGVKVADEGDGGVKLAEFLSAQKFI; encoded by the coding sequence ATGAAAGTCGTCGTCTGTGTGAAGCAGGTACCGGACACGGAGGCCGAGAAGCGGCTCCTCCCGGACACCCTGACCGTGGACCGGGAGAGCTCGAACCCGGTGCTCAACGAGATGGACGAGTTCGCCATCGAGGAGGCGCTCAAGCTCGTCGAGGCGCACGGCGGCGAGGTCGTGGTGCTGACCATGGGCCCGGACGGCGCCGACGCCGCGGTGCGCAAGGCCCTGTCGATGGGCGCGGACTCCGGCATCCTGCTGAGCGACCCGGCGCTGGCCGGCTCCGACGCCGCGGCCACCTCCTACGCCATCGCGCAGGCCCTGGGCACCACCGAGTTCGACCTGGTGATCCTGGGCTCGGAGGCCTCCGACGCCCGCACCTCGCTGGTCCCGGCGATGCTGGCCGAGCGCCTCGGCCTGCCGCAGCTCACCTTCGCCTCGAAGGTCGAGATCGACGGCACCGACATCACCGTGAACCGCCTCACCGACTACGGCCACGACGTGGTCAAGGCCACGCTGCCCGCGGTGGTCTCGGTGGTCGAGAAGATCAACGAACCGCGCTACCCCTCCTTCAAGGGCATCATGGCGGCCAAGAAGAAGCCGATCGCCCAGCTCGACGCGGCCGCGGCCGGGATCGACGCGGCTCAGGTCGGCGCCGCGGGCGCCTGGACCGCCGTGGCCGACGCCGCCGAGCGCCCGCCGCGCAGCGCCGGCGTGAAGGTGGCCGACGAGGGCGACGGCGGCGTGAAGCTCGCCGAGTTCCTGTCCGCGCAGAAGTTCATCTAA
- a CDS encoding electron transfer flavoprotein subunit alpha/FixB family protein, translating to MAEILVLVDHADGAVKKVTLELLTKARALGTPSAVFVGAGFDKAAEKLAEYGAAKVYVAEDAELDGYVTAPKAELLAKLIAEHSPAAVLVAATAEGKEVGARLAVKTGSGILTDAVDVSPELVAEQSIFGGSSVAHSKVTQGTPIVAMRPNATAPEAAPAAAERVDVHVELTDAAKLAKVVEKVVLPKGDRPELTEASIVVSGGRGVGSGENFAVIEKLADALGAAVGASRAAVDAGWYPHQSQVGQTGKTVSPQLYIAAGISGAIQHRAGMQTSKTIVAINKDEEAPIFELADYGVIGDLFKVVPQVTDEILKRK from the coding sequence ATGGCTGAGATCCTGGTCCTCGTCGACCACGCCGACGGCGCGGTCAAGAAGGTCACGCTGGAGCTGCTGACCAAGGCTCGCGCGCTGGGCACGCCGAGCGCGGTGTTCGTCGGCGCCGGCTTCGACAAGGCGGCCGAGAAGCTGGCCGAGTACGGCGCCGCCAAGGTGTACGTGGCCGAGGACGCCGAGCTGGACGGCTACGTCACCGCCCCCAAGGCCGAGCTGCTGGCCAAGCTGATCGCCGAGCACAGCCCGGCGGCCGTGCTGGTCGCCGCCACCGCCGAGGGCAAGGAGGTCGGCGCCCGCCTGGCGGTCAAGACCGGCTCCGGCATCCTCACCGACGCCGTCGACGTCAGCCCCGAACTGGTCGCCGAGCAGAGCATCTTCGGCGGCTCGAGCGTGGCGCACTCCAAGGTCACGCAGGGCACGCCGATCGTCGCGATGCGCCCGAACGCCACCGCCCCGGAGGCCGCCCCGGCCGCCGCCGAGCGCGTGGACGTCCATGTGGAGCTGACCGACGCCGCGAAGCTGGCGAAGGTCGTGGAGAAGGTCGTGCTCCCCAAGGGCGACCGCCCCGAGCTCACCGAGGCCTCGATCGTGGTCTCCGGCGGCCGCGGCGTCGGCAGCGGCGAGAACTTCGCCGTCATCGAGAAGCTGGCCGACGCCCTCGGCGCGGCCGTCGGCGCCTCCCGCGCCGCCGTGGACGCCGGCTGGTACCCGCACCAGTCGCAGGTCGGCCAGACCGGCAAGACGGTCTCCCCGCAGCTGTACATCGCCGCCGGCATCTCCGGCGCGATCCAGCACCGCGCCGGCATGCAGACCTCGAAGACCATCGTCGCCATCAACAAGGACGAGGAGGCGCCGATCTTCGAGCTCGCGGACTACGGCGTCATCGGCGACCTGTTCAAGGTGGTCCCGCAGGTCACCGACGAGATCCTCAAGCGGAAGTAG
- a CDS encoding serine/threonine-protein kinase has product MAPLSGDDPRHLGGFRVLTLLAVGGMGRVYLALGPDRQAVALKVARPEFAADARFRTRFRREVQTAREIGRDPVGGGALIAPVVAADADADLPWLASEYVPGPSVTDAAMAFGPLTDAGLRTLTHGLALALTEVHAAGVVHRDVKPSNVLLARDGPRLIDFGVARAIDDIGLTRVGALIGSPGFLSPEQAVGEPATFASDVFALASVVAYAARGQSPFGAGDGAALLYRVVHEPPKLEGLPADLAEVLAASLAKDPGERPSAPEIAALVAPEELWLSEAVLEDIARREAELAAWLQVTAADPLWVKAVSAAFDTVAESALDIANAAVTEPSRGGTRRRGAGRAGARSGAGDVVPPTGWAPRTSGRAGAGDVVPDRAPAGRVPRISGRAGAGARSGAGDAGVSDHASPQPDAADTVPPLDTQQAPAGAVGDRADSPTHGIRSPGLPRFATPEPAPDSATDPAGESDADNRPGAAYAAFLLDPDPPLPAPIPAATHHRAAPRPRFPLYAALGALVGAAATAGILLLPHAGHHAPAPSRGPASASTSGNQKAAPSTPAGGRSGSAKP; this is encoded by the coding sequence ATGGCACCGCTGAGTGGGGACGACCCGCGCCATCTGGGGGGATTCCGCGTCCTCACGCTGCTCGCGGTCGGCGGGATGGGCCGCGTGTACCTGGCGCTGGGCCCGGACCGGCAGGCGGTGGCGCTGAAGGTGGCGCGGCCGGAGTTCGCCGCCGACGCGCGGTTCCGGACGCGGTTCCGGCGCGAGGTGCAGACGGCGCGCGAGATCGGGCGCGACCCGGTCGGGGGCGGGGCGCTGATCGCGCCGGTGGTCGCCGCGGACGCCGACGCGGACCTGCCGTGGCTGGCGTCGGAGTACGTGCCGGGACCGTCGGTGACCGACGCGGCGATGGCCTTCGGACCGCTGACCGACGCCGGACTTCGCACCCTGACCCACGGACTGGCGCTCGCGCTGACCGAAGTCCACGCCGCGGGCGTGGTGCACCGCGACGTGAAGCCCTCGAACGTGCTGCTGGCCCGCGACGGACCCCGCTTGATCGACTTCGGCGTGGCGCGCGCCATCGACGACATCGGGCTGACCCGGGTCGGCGCCCTGATCGGCTCCCCGGGCTTCCTGTCCCCGGAGCAGGCGGTCGGCGAGCCGGCGACGTTCGCCTCGGACGTCTTCGCGCTGGCCTCCGTGGTCGCCTACGCGGCCCGCGGCCAGAGCCCTTTCGGCGCCGGCGACGGAGCGGCGCTGCTGTACCGGGTCGTGCACGAGCCGCCGAAGCTCGAAGGTCTGCCCGCCGACCTGGCCGAGGTGCTGGCCGCGAGCCTGGCGAAGGACCCCGGCGAGCGCCCGAGCGCGCCGGAGATCGCGGCGCTGGTGGCGCCCGAGGAGCTGTGGCTCTCCGAGGCGGTGCTGGAGGACATCGCCCGCCGCGAGGCGGAACTCGCCGCGTGGTTGCAGGTCACCGCCGCCGATCCGCTGTGGGTGAAGGCGGTGTCGGCGGCTTTCGACACGGTCGCGGAATCCGCGCTGGACATCGCGAACGCCGCGGTGACGGAGCCTTCGCGGGGCGGGACGCGGCGGCGGGGGGCGGGGCGGGCAGGCGCTCGATCTGGCGCCGGCGACGTCGTGCCGCCGACCGGTTGGGCGCCCAGAACCTCGGGGCGGGCAGGCGCGGGCGACGTCGTGCCTGATCGAGCGCCCGCCGGCCGGGTGCCCAGGATCTCGGGGCGGGCAGGCGCAGGCGCTCGATCAGGCGCCGGCGATGCAGGGGTCTCGGATCATGCGAGCCCTCAACCGGATGCCGCCGACACTGTGCCGCCGCTCGATACGCAGCAGGCGCCGGCCGGCGCCGTTGGCGATCGGGCCGACTCCCCGACTCACGGCATCCGGTCTCCCGGGCTTCCGCGCTTCGCGACTCCGGAACCTGCCCCTGATTCCGCCACTGATCCAGCCGGCGAGTCAGACGCCGACAACCGCCCCGGCGCCGCCTACGCAGCTTTCCTCCTCGACCCGGACCCGCCGCTGCCCGCCCCGATCCCGGCCGCCACGCACCACCGCGCCGCGCCGCGTCCCCGCTTTCCGCTCTACGCCGCCCTCGGAGCCCTCGTGGGCGCCGCCGCGACCGCCGGCATCCTGCTGCTCCCCCACGCCGGCCACCACGCCCCCGCGCCGTCGCGGGGCCCGGCGAGTGCGAGCACTTCCGGGAACCAGAAAGCCGCCCCGTCCACCCCGGCGGGTGGACGAAGCGGCTCGGCGAAGCCCTAG
- a CDS encoding MBOAT family O-acyltransferase → MIFPTVQFALFFAVVLPLSWALMPRQRLWRPFILAASYYFYAAADWHYVLLLAGSTVVNQTAATVIARRSSARIRKAALITAITLDLGTLGVFKYLDFFSDSISSSLGLSLGLLHLVLPVGVSFYTFQAISYVVDVHRGRTPLAKPLDYAIYASFFPHLVAGPIVRAAEFVPQLSSPRDPNSIPAGRAFGLIAGGLVKKMVVADMIGTKLVEPVFGTPQAHNGTETLMAIYGYAVQIYCDFSAYTDMAIGLALLLGFRFPDNFDRPYTARSLQDFWRRWHMTLSRWLRDYLYIPLGGNRGGSFKTYRNLMLTMLLGGLWHGAAWTFVIWGGIHGAGLAVERAWPSVANAMRFPTGIPARVPQPVKTAVARIVTFHVVCLAWVFFRAPDLNTAFAVLGRLFADGPGTGIVTPTVVLIIAAALAVQWLPRGTGARLRTAFVTLPVYAQGVSLGALLLVIAAVSGGQGVAPFIYFRF, encoded by the coding sequence TTGATCTTCCCCACCGTGCAGTTCGCGCTGTTCTTCGCCGTCGTGCTGCCGCTGTCCTGGGCCTTGATGCCTCGGCAGCGCTTGTGGCGGCCGTTCATCCTCGCCGCGTCGTACTACTTCTACGCGGCTGCGGACTGGCACTACGTATTACTCCTTGCGGGCTCGACAGTGGTCAACCAAACCGCCGCCACAGTCATTGCCCGCCGGTCCTCCGCGAGAATCCGCAAGGCGGCGCTGATCACCGCGATCACCCTGGACCTCGGCACGCTAGGCGTCTTCAAATATCTGGACTTCTTCAGCGACTCCATCAGCAGCTCTCTGGGACTCTCCCTAGGGCTGCTCCATCTGGTCCTGCCTGTCGGTGTGTCCTTCTACACCTTCCAGGCGATCTCCTACGTCGTGGACGTCCACCGCGGACGCACCCCGCTGGCCAAGCCGCTCGACTACGCCATCTACGCGTCCTTCTTCCCGCACCTCGTCGCCGGACCGATCGTCCGCGCGGCGGAGTTCGTCCCGCAGCTGTCCAGCCCGCGCGACCCGAACAGCATCCCGGCCGGTCGCGCTTTCGGGCTGATCGCCGGCGGTCTGGTGAAGAAGATGGTCGTGGCCGACATGATCGGCACGAAGCTGGTCGAGCCGGTGTTCGGCACGCCGCAGGCGCACAACGGCACTGAAACGCTGATGGCGATCTATGGGTACGCGGTCCAGATCTACTGCGACTTCTCCGCCTACACCGATATGGCGATCGGTCTGGCGCTGCTGCTGGGCTTCCGCTTCCCCGACAACTTCGACCGCCCCTATACCGCGCGCTCCCTCCAGGACTTCTGGCGACGCTGGCATATGACGCTGTCCCGCTGGCTCCGCGACTACCTCTACATCCCCTTAGGAGGAAACCGCGGAGGGAGCTTTAAGACGTACCGCAACCTGATGCTCACCATGCTCCTCGGCGGTTTGTGGCACGGCGCGGCGTGGACGTTCGTCATCTGGGGCGGCATCCACGGCGCCGGCTTGGCGGTGGAACGTGCGTGGCCCTCCGTCGCGAACGCTATGCGTTTCCCTACTGGTATCCCCGCAAGGGTTCCCCAGCCTGTGAAGACCGCAGTGGCGCGCATCGTGACGTTCCACGTGGTCTGCCTTGCGTGGGTCTTCTTCCGCGCCCCGGATCTGAATACCGCGTTCGCTGTCCTCGGGCGGCTCTTCGCCGACGGACCGGGCACCGGCATCGTCACCCCGACGGTCGTCCTGATCATCGCCGCCGCGCTGGCCGTGCAGTGGCTGCCTAGGGGGACCGGCGCACGTCTGCGTACTGCGTTCGTCACCCTCCCGGTCTACGCGCAGGGCGTGTCGCTCGGGGCGCTGCTTCTGGTGATCGCCGCGGTGAGCGGGGGACAGGGCGTGGCGCCGTTCATCTACTTCCGGTTCTAG
- a CDS encoding SGNH/GDSL hydrolase family protein, with the protein MSEENEREPVTTARQAGRVIRIALITALLLNTAGVVRAGLGMAPGPTRDLLLDIARPLDSIAGALDLNRPRTSLDAMLGHRDGLTDDGHRTRLEQDADRQQPVAEPPPSGTPSAPTVPEGPGGPAAAPVPAGDPEPRLAPVGAAVRHATAADPLRVLVTGDSLSDFDGQQLARLVASEHLPAKVRVQARNGTGLTQPSVFDWSDEAAQDAVAFDPDVVVMVLGANDGWPLRGADVGSNAWDEEYSRRVEAVTRDFIAGDPQRRVYWVGPPVPRSAPWIHIFARINDAVRAAVPNVPGLRYVDVAGPTSDHGRYTDYLTDAAGNRILARQHDGIHFSFPGSVFPARIILASLLGEYTLG; encoded by the coding sequence GTGTCCGAGGAGAACGAGCGCGAACCCGTCACGACCGCGCGCCAGGCGGGTCGGGTGATCCGCATCGCCCTGATCACCGCGCTGCTGCTGAACACCGCCGGCGTCGTGCGCGCCGGGCTCGGCATGGCGCCCGGACCGACCCGCGATCTCCTGCTGGACATCGCGCGTCCCCTGGACAGCATCGCCGGCGCCCTGGACCTGAACCGCCCGCGCACCTCGCTGGACGCCATGCTCGGCCACCGCGACGGCCTCACCGACGACGGTCACCGGACCCGTCTGGAGCAGGACGCCGACCGGCAGCAGCCGGTCGCCGAGCCGCCGCCTTCGGGAACACCGTCCGCGCCGACCGTGCCCGAAGGTCCAGGCGGTCCCGCCGCCGCTCCCGTCCCCGCAGGCGACCCCGAGCCCCGCCTCGCCCCGGTCGGCGCCGCGGTCCGCCACGCCACCGCCGCCGACCCGCTGCGCGTCCTGGTCACCGGCGACTCGCTCTCGGACTTCGACGGCCAGCAACTGGCGCGCCTGGTCGCCTCCGAGCACCTCCCGGCGAAGGTGCGCGTGCAGGCCCGCAACGGCACCGGGCTGACCCAGCCGTCGGTCTTCGACTGGTCGGACGAGGCGGCGCAGGACGCCGTCGCCTTCGACCCGGACGTGGTGGTCATGGTCCTCGGCGCGAACGACGGCTGGCCGCTGCGCGGCGCCGACGTCGGGTCGAACGCCTGGGACGAGGAGTACTCGCGCCGGGTGGAGGCCGTCACCCGCGACTTCATCGCCGGCGACCCGCAACGCCGCGTCTACTGGGTCGGCCCGCCGGTCCCGCGCTCGGCGCCCTGGATCCACATCTTCGCGCGCATCAACGACGCGGTGCGCGCGGCCGTGCCGAACGTCCCCGGGCTGCGCTATGTGGACGTCGCCGGACCGACCTCCGACCACGGCCGCTACACGGACTACCTGACCGACGCCGCCGGGAACCGGATCCTGGCGCGCCAGCACGACGGCATCCACTTCAGCTTCCCGGGCTCGGTCTTCCCGGCGCGGATCATCCTGGCCTCGCTGCTGGGGGAATACACACTGGGCTGA
- a CDS encoding cysteine desulfurase family protein has product MAVYLDHAATTPMLPAAVDAMTARLGVTGNANSLHAAGRAARRVVEESREQIAEALGARPSEVVFTSGGTESDNLAVKGLYWARRDADPRRRRVLAPRIEHHAVLDPLSWLEEHEGAEIDWLPVDSLGRVQPDALRAAIERDPDSVALATVMWANNEVGTVQPVKELAGVAHEFGIPMHSDAVQAVGALDVDWSASGLSAMTFTAHKIGGPIGVGALLLGRKTQAVPVLHGGGQERDVRSGTLDTPAIAGFAAAVVETVKDREAKAETLTALRDELVARVQAEIPDAVVNGDRGAGTGLPGIANMTFPGCEGDSLLMLLDARGVECSTGSACSAGVAQPSHVLLAMGVDGEPARGSLRFSLGHTSTKADVDALAEAIGPVVARARAAGLS; this is encoded by the coding sequence ATGGCCGTATATCTGGATCACGCCGCGACGACCCCCATGCTCCCGGCCGCCGTCGACGCGATGACGGCACGGCTGGGCGTGACGGGCAACGCCAACTCCCTGCACGCCGCCGGCCGCGCCGCGCGGCGCGTGGTGGAGGAGTCCCGCGAGCAGATCGCGGAGGCGCTGGGCGCCCGGCCCTCGGAGGTCGTCTTCACCTCCGGCGGCACCGAGAGCGACAACCTGGCGGTCAAGGGCCTGTACTGGGCCCGCCGCGACGCCGACCCCCGCCGCCGCCGGGTGCTGGCGCCCAGGATCGAGCACCACGCGGTCCTGGACCCGCTGAGCTGGCTCGAGGAGCACGAGGGCGCCGAGATCGACTGGCTGCCGGTGGACAGCCTCGGGCGGGTGCAGCCCGACGCGCTGCGCGCCGCGATCGAGCGCGACCCGGACTCGGTGGCGCTGGCCACGGTGATGTGGGCGAACAACGAGGTCGGCACGGTCCAGCCGGTCAAGGAACTGGCCGGGGTCGCCCACGAGTTCGGCATCCCGATGCACTCCGACGCCGTGCAGGCGGTCGGTGCGCTGGACGTGGACTGGAGCGCCAGCGGCCTGTCAGCGATGACCTTCACCGCCCACAAGATCGGCGGTCCGATCGGCGTCGGCGCGCTGCTCCTGGGCCGCAAGACCCAGGCGGTCCCGGTGCTGCACGGCGGCGGCCAGGAGCGCGACGTCCGCTCCGGAACCCTGGACACCCCGGCCATCGCCGGCTTCGCCGCCGCGGTGGTGGAGACGGTGAAGGACCGCGAGGCCAAAGCCGAGACCCTGACCGCGCTGCGCGACGAGCTGGTCGCCCGGGTCCAGGCCGAGATCCCGGACGCGGTCGTGAACGGCGACCGCGGCGCCGGCACCGGCCTGCCCGGCATCGCGAACATGACCTTCCCCGGCTGCGAGGGCGACTCGCTGCTGATGCTGCTGGACGCCCGCGGCGTGGAGTGCTCGACCGGCTCGGCGTGCTCGGCCGGCGTCGCGCAGCCCAGCCACGTCCTGCTGGCGATGGGCGTCGACGGCGAGCCGGCGCGCGGATCGCTGCGCTTCTCCCTCGGGCACACCTCGACGAAGGCTGACGTGGACGCGCTGGCGGAGGCGATCGGGCCGGTGGTCGCGCGGGCGCGGGCAGCCGGGCTGAGCTGA
- a CDS encoding SAM-dependent methyltransferase has protein sequence MTSFEVTPIGTVRNDRTDVQNSDNWGAVRSTIVVDERFGEACLQGLEGFSHVEVLFVFDQLAEREDYREPAPYRGRADLPPVGIFAGRGPRRPNRIGVTSCAVESVRGRELTVVGLDAVSGTPVLDLKPVMAEFQAVDVRQPAWVSAMMADYFRD, from the coding sequence ATGACGAGCTTCGAGGTCACCCCGATCGGCACGGTCCGCAACGACCGGACGGACGTTCAGAACTCGGACAACTGGGGCGCCGTCCGCAGCACCATCGTCGTCGACGAGCGCTTCGGCGAGGCGTGCCTGCAAGGACTGGAGGGCTTCTCGCACGTGGAGGTCCTGTTCGTCTTCGACCAGCTCGCCGAGCGCGAGGACTACCGCGAGCCCGCGCCCTACCGCGGACGCGCCGACCTGCCGCCGGTCGGGATCTTCGCCGGCCGCGGTCCGCGCCGGCCGAACCGCATCGGCGTGACGTCCTGCGCCGTGGAGTCGGTCCGCGGGCGCGAGCTGACCGTGGTGGGTCTGGACGCGGTCTCCGGCACGCCGGTCCTGGATCTGAAGCCGGTGATGGCCGAGTTCCAGGCCGTGGACGTCCGCCAGCCGGCGTGGGTGAGCGCGATGATGGCGGACTACTTCCGCGACTGA
- a CDS encoding NAD(P)/FAD-dependent oxidoreductase: MSGAQDTDSMVIVGASLAGAKAAQALREDGWDGPIELVGAEYDLPYERPPLSKGFLQGKEERDKVFVHESGSWYVENQVGLRLGRTAAAIDRERHVVRLDDGTELPYGKLLLATGSSPRRLSVPGGDAKNLSYFRTLEDSQRTKDQLIPGSRLTIVGAGWIGLEIAAAAREKDVEVTVLEALEQPLLRALGPEVGAKFAELHRAHDVDLRLGVGVDSFTLQDVDGVEQATRVRLADGTEIEADHILVAVGAAPNTALAEAAGLEVDNGVVVDATLRSSDPDVFAAGDVASAWHPFYEEAIRVEHWANALNQPKVAAASMMGVTDLKYDRLPYFFTDQYDLGMEYVGHIPSSGYDEVVFRGDPGSGAYMAFWLAGGKVLAGMNVNVWDVVDEVRNLILGRKAVDLTRLRNAAVPLAEVAAS; this comes from the coding sequence GTGAGCGGCGCTCAGGACACGGACAGCATGGTCATCGTCGGCGCGAGCCTGGCGGGCGCCAAGGCCGCGCAAGCGCTGCGTGAGGACGGCTGGGACGGACCGATCGAGCTGGTCGGCGCCGAATACGACCTGCCCTACGAGCGTCCGCCGCTGTCCAAGGGCTTCTTGCAGGGCAAGGAGGAGCGGGACAAGGTCTTCGTGCACGAGTCCGGCTCCTGGTACGTGGAGAACCAGGTCGGGCTGCGCCTGGGCCGGACCGCGGCGGCGATCGACCGCGAGCGGCACGTGGTCCGCCTCGACGACGGCACCGAACTCCCCTACGGCAAGCTGCTGCTGGCGACCGGCTCCTCCCCGCGCCGGCTCAGCGTCCCCGGCGGCGACGCGAAGAACCTGTCCTACTTCCGCACCCTGGAGGACAGCCAGCGCACCAAGGACCAGCTGATCCCCGGCTCCCGGCTGACGATCGTGGGCGCCGGCTGGATCGGTCTGGAGATCGCGGCGGCGGCGCGCGAGAAGGACGTCGAGGTGACGGTGCTGGAGGCGCTGGAGCAGCCGCTGCTGCGGGCGCTCGGTCCCGAGGTCGGCGCGAAGTTCGCCGAGCTGCACCGCGCGCACGACGTGGACCTGCGCCTGGGCGTCGGCGTGGACTCCTTCACTTTGCAGGACGTGGACGGCGTGGAGCAGGCCACCCGGGTCCGGCTCGCCGACGGCACCGAGATCGAGGCGGACCACATCCTGGTGGCGGTCGGCGCCGCGCCGAACACCGCTCTGGCCGAGGCCGCCGGGCTGGAGGTCGACAACGGGGTCGTGGTCGACGCCACACTGCGCTCCTCGGACCCGGACGTCTTCGCCGCCGGCGACGTCGCCAGCGCCTGGCACCCCTTCTACGAAGAGGCGATCCGGGTCGAGCACTGGGCCAACGCGCTGAACCAGCCGAAGGTCGCCGCGGCCTCGATGATGGGGGTCACCGACCTGAAGTACGACCGGCTGCCCTACTTCTTCACCGACCAGTACGACCTCGGCATGGAGTACGTCGGGCACATCCCGTCTTCGGGCTACGACGAGGTGGTGTTCCGCGGCGACCCGGGATCCGGGGCGTACATGGCGTTCTGGCTGGCCGGCGGCAAGGTGCTGGCCGGGATGAACGTCAACGTCTGGGACGTGGTCGACGAGGTGCGGAACCTGATCCTGGGCCGCAAGGCGGTCGATCTGACGCGGCTGCGGAACGCGGCGGTGCCGTTGGCCGAGGTGGCGGCTTCCTGA